The following are encoded together in the Juglans microcarpa x Juglans regia isolate MS1-56 chromosome 2D, Jm3101_v1.0, whole genome shotgun sequence genome:
- the LOC121251078 gene encoding probable pectinesterase 53 isoform X2, protein MSKLIHAFYLLLLLLLFNVSPTRCHTKGFRPRNSMGKQLARNMTRTQFSEQQFMKWVKFVGKLKHSVFRTAKNKLFPSYTLTVAKHPGAGDFTSIQDAIDSLPFINLVRVVIKVHAGVYTEKVNIPQLKSYITIEGAGADKTIVQWGDTAQTPGPRGQPMGTYASATFAVNSPYFFAKNITFKNTTPVPAPGAIGKQAVALRISADTASFVGCRFLGAQDTLYDHVGRHYYKDCYIEGSVDFIFGNGLSLFEGCHVHAIAQNMGALTAQGRSSLLDDTGFSFVNCKVTGSGALFLGRAWGPFSRVVFAYTYMDNIIIPKGWYNWGDPNREMHTHVVYTVKRTYS, encoded by the exons ATGTCAAAACTAATTCACGctttctatcttcttcttcttcttcttttgtttaaCGTAAGCCCAACACGATGCCACACCAAAGGATTTCGACCCAGGAATTCAATGGGGAAGCAATTAGCAAGGAATATGACCCGAACCCAATTCTCAGAACAGCAATTTATGAAGTGGGTCAAGTTTGTTGGTAAGCTCAAACACTCGGTTTTCAGAACCGCAAAGAATAAGCTGTTCCCTTCTTACACTCTTACTGTGGCTAAACATCCGGGGGCCGGAGATTTCACATCAATTCAGGATGCCATTGATTCTTTACCATTTATCAACCTTGTGAGAGTGGTCATCAAGGTCCATGCAGGTGTTTACAC GGAGAAAGTTAACATACCACAATTAAAATCCTACATAACCATTGAAGGAGCAGGCGCAGATAAAACAATTGTGCAATGGGGAGACACAGCCCAAACACCAGGACCAAGAGGGCAGCCCATGGGGACCTACGCTTCTGCAACTTTTGCTGTGAATTCCCCTTATTTCTTTGCCAAGAACATCACATTCAAG AACACAACCCCAGTTCCAGCACCAGGGGCAATAGGAAAGCAAGCAGTGGCACTTAGAATATCAGCAGACACAGCATCATTCGTGGGGTGTAGATTCTTGGGAGCACAGGACACGCTCTATGACCATGTGGGTAGGCACTATTACAAGGATTGTTACATTGAAGGTTCTGTGGACTTCATCTTTGGCAATGGTCTATCTCTTTTCGAG ggaTGTCACGTGCATGCAATAGCACAGAACATGGGGGCCCTAACAGCACAAGGGAGGAGCAGTCTTTTAGATGACACGGGTTTCTCATTCGTGAACTGTAAGGTCACGGGCTCAGGAGCACTCTTCCTTGGGAGGGCATGGGGTCCTTTCTCTCGGGTCGTCTTCGCTTACACATATATGGACAACATTATCATTCCCAAAGGCTGGTATAACTGGGGTGACCCTAATCGTGAaat GCATACGCATGTTGTCTACACAGTTAAGCGCACCTACTCCTAG
- the LOC121251078 gene encoding probable pectinesterase 53 isoform X1 translates to MSKLIHAFYLLLLLLLFNVSPTRCHTKGFRPRNSMGKQLARNMTRTQFSEQQFMKWVKFVGKLKHSVFRTAKNKLFPSYTLTVAKHPGAGDFTSIQDAIDSLPFINLVRVVIKVHAGVYTEKVNIPQLKSYITIEGAGADKTIVQWGDTAQTPGPRGQPMGTYASATFAVNSPYFFAKNITFKNTTPVPAPGAIGKQAVALRISADTASFVGCRFLGAQDTLYDHVGRHYYKDCYIEGSVDFIFGNGLSLFEGCHVHAIAQNMGALTAQGRSSLLDDTGFSFVNCKVTGSGALFLGRAWGPFSRVVFAYTYMDNIIIPKGWYNWGDPNREMTVFYGQYKCTGPGASFAGRVSWSRELTDEEAKPFISLSFIDGSEWIKL, encoded by the exons ATGTCAAAACTAATTCACGctttctatcttcttcttcttcttcttttgtttaaCGTAAGCCCAACACGATGCCACACCAAAGGATTTCGACCCAGGAATTCAATGGGGAAGCAATTAGCAAGGAATATGACCCGAACCCAATTCTCAGAACAGCAATTTATGAAGTGGGTCAAGTTTGTTGGTAAGCTCAAACACTCGGTTTTCAGAACCGCAAAGAATAAGCTGTTCCCTTCTTACACTCTTACTGTGGCTAAACATCCGGGGGCCGGAGATTTCACATCAATTCAGGATGCCATTGATTCTTTACCATTTATCAACCTTGTGAGAGTGGTCATCAAGGTCCATGCAGGTGTTTACAC GGAGAAAGTTAACATACCACAATTAAAATCCTACATAACCATTGAAGGAGCAGGCGCAGATAAAACAATTGTGCAATGGGGAGACACAGCCCAAACACCAGGACCAAGAGGGCAGCCCATGGGGACCTACGCTTCTGCAACTTTTGCTGTGAATTCCCCTTATTTCTTTGCCAAGAACATCACATTCAAG AACACAACCCCAGTTCCAGCACCAGGGGCAATAGGAAAGCAAGCAGTGGCACTTAGAATATCAGCAGACACAGCATCATTCGTGGGGTGTAGATTCTTGGGAGCACAGGACACGCTCTATGACCATGTGGGTAGGCACTATTACAAGGATTGTTACATTGAAGGTTCTGTGGACTTCATCTTTGGCAATGGTCTATCTCTTTTCGAG ggaTGTCACGTGCATGCAATAGCACAGAACATGGGGGCCCTAACAGCACAAGGGAGGAGCAGTCTTTTAGATGACACGGGTTTCTCATTCGTGAACTGTAAGGTCACGGGCTCAGGAGCACTCTTCCTTGGGAGGGCATGGGGTCCTTTCTCTCGGGTCGTCTTCGCTTACACATATATGGACAACATTATCATTCCCAAAGGCTGGTATAACTGGGGTGACCCTAATCGTGAaat GACTGTGTTTTATGGGCAGTACAAGTGCACAGGACCAGGAGCTAGCTTTGCGGGGAGAGTGTCATGGTCCAGGGAACTTACTGATGAGGAAGCCAAGCCTTTTATTTCACTTAGCTTCATTGATGGGTCTGAATGGATTAAGTTGTAA
- the LOC121251076 gene encoding protein IQ-DOMAIN 14-like has translation MGRATRWLRGLFGIKKDRESSNSSDRKDKKRGSFGNSGRDSSGLCHNPGTIPPNISAAEAAWLNSYYTESEKEQNKHAIAVAAATAAAADAAVAAAQAAVAVVRLTSHGRGTMFGGGHERKAAVKIQTVFRGYLARKALRALKGLVKIQALVRGYLVRKQATATLHCMLALIRAQATVRSQKARGIINNETNRFEIRARKSMERFDDTRSEHTGPLHSRRLSASLDTAINSIDESPKIVEVDTGRPKSRSRRTNTSVSDFGDDPTYQTLSSPLPASGLPARISIPDCRNFHDHDWGLTGEECRFSTAQSTPRFFNSNAPATPAKSVCADNFFRGYGNFPNYMANTQSSKAKLRSYSAPKQRPEPGPKKRLSLNEMMESRSSLSGVRMQRSCSQAQEVISFKNAIMGKLQRSSEFVREPAERHYSLQRRL, from the exons ATGGGTAGGGCAACAAGGTGGCTAAGGGGCTTGTTCGGGATAAAGAAAGACAGAGAGAGTTCCAATTCCAGTGACCGGAAAGACAAGAAACGGGGAAGCTTTGGCAACTCCGGCAGAGACTCTAGCGGCTTGTGTCATAATCCGGGGACAATACCACCCAACATATCCGCTGCCGAGGCTGCGTGGCTAAATTCATACTACACTGAATCAGAGAAGGAGCAAAACAAGCATGCAATTGCGGTGGCGGCAGCCACGGCGGCGGCCGCTGATGCAGCAGTGGCTGCTGCGCAGGCGGCGGTGGCTGTTGTCAGGCTAACCAGCCATGGAAGGGGCACCATGTTTGGTGGTGGACATGAGAGGAAGGCTGCTGTGAAGATTCAGACCGTTTTTAGGGGATATTTG GCCAGAAAGGCCCTGCGAGCACTAAAAGGACTGGTGAAGATACAGGCACTGGTTAGAGGTTATTTAGTGCGCAAACAGGCGACTGCAACTCTTCATTGTATGTTGGCTCTTATTAGAGCTCAGGCCACTGTTCGTTCCCAGAAAGCTCGCGGGATCATCAACAATGAAACTAACAGATTTGAAATCCGAGCGCGAAAATCCATG GAGAGATTCGATGACACTAGAAGTGAACACACAGGCCCACTCCACAGCAGAAGGCTGTCAGCTTCTCTGGACACCGCAATTAACTCCATTGATGAAAGCCCCAAAATTGTGGAGGTCGATACTGGCAGGCCTAAATCAAGATCCCGTCGAACAAACACTTCAGTTTCAGATTTTGGTGATGACCCAACTTATCAAACACTGTCTTCTCCACTCCCGGCAAGTGGCCTTCCTGCCCGGATTTCGATACCCGATTGCCGGAACTTTCATGACCATGACTGGGGCTTAACTGGCGAGGAGTGTAGATTCTCCACAGCACAAAGCACCCCGCGTTTCTTCAACTCCAATGCCCCGGCCACGCCTGCAAAGAGTGTGTGCGCCGACAACTTCTTCCGGGGATACGGGAACTTCCCGAATTATATGGCGAATACTCAGTCTTCTAAGGCTAAGTTGAGGTCCTATAGCGCTCCTAAGCAAAGACCTGAACCGGGGCCAAAGAAAAGGCTTTCACTGAATGAAATGATGGAATCTAGGAGCAGTTTGAGTGGAGTTCGGATGCAAAGGTCGTGTTCACAGGCTCAGGAAGTTATTAGTTTCAAGAATGCTATAATGGGCAAGCTCCAGAGGTCCTCAGAGTTTGTGAGAGAGCCAGCAGAGAGACATTATTCATTGCAGAGGAGGTTGTGA